A stretch of the Aggregatibacter sp. HMT-949 genome encodes the following:
- a CDS encoding dehydratase, with protein sequence MIDLTCPITEVAALIPHSGEMVLLDAITEVDGEHLIAETYLRADNLLVRNGQLSTFMGAEILAQGIAAWAGYQCVRAGKPIGLGYWLGSRRLTQHQPFIPVGTALRIRVKLSIEDASGFGVFDCELVEAESGNVLLDGALNVFRPRHSEEQA encoded by the coding sequence ATGATTGATTTAACTTGTCCAATAACCGAAGTCGCCGCGTTGATTCCGCATAGTGGAGAAATGGTGTTGTTAGACGCGATCACGGAAGTTGATGGCGAACATTTGATTGCCGAAACTTATCTGCGCGCTGATAATTTATTGGTCCGTAACGGGCAACTTTCCACCTTTATGGGCGCGGAAATTCTCGCGCAAGGCATTGCTGCTTGGGCGGGTTATCAATGCGTGCGGGCTGGCAAGCCGATTGGCTTGGGTTATTGGCTTGGTTCGCGTCGTTTAACGCAACATCAGCCGTTTATTCCGGTTGGCACGGCATTACGAATTCGCGTGAAATTATCCATTGAAGACGCTTCCGGATTCGGCGTGTTTGATTGTGAACTGGTCGAAGCCGAAAGCGGTAACGTGCTGTTAGACGGCGCATTAAATGTATTTCGTCCTCGGCATAGCGAAGAACAAGCGTAA
- a CDS encoding beta-ketoacyl synthase N-terminal-like domain-containing protein: protein MNIYLNAASAKFADNLGQRTSNMLGQPLRFPYFNAFEEPLLSLEQLYAYFDVEIDRTLQQAGWDKSELKHIPILLGSTAYVISDCEARLAHNLPLPKEHSLAVIADDLRARYQTEVFSFATSCTSSAQAMGYAYKMLKSGMYEKALVIGFEMFNRLTFEHFQAMNLLSQETQYSPLTNPTGIVLGEGIGCVALSTQPNPQLPCEIVGVTLLTDNENLTNSSESALRNLINACLNNANFMPADIDGVKVHGVGGNSDEMELRVLQEIFPHAQWLSIKTQTGHTLGASGALESAILFNQLKSEPQKCGRFLNYFLGFGGSNIAWVLKVNK, encoded by the coding sequence ATGAATATTTATCTCAACGCCGCCTCCGCCAAGTTTGCCGATAATTTAGGGCAGCGCACCTCCAATATGTTGGGGCAACCGCTCCGTTTTCCGTACTTCAATGCTTTTGAGGAGCCTTTGCTTTCCCTTGAACAGCTTTATGCGTATTTTGATGTGGAAATCGACCGCACTTTACAGCAGGCGGGCTGGGATAAAAGCGAGTTGAAGCATATTCCTATTCTGCTCGGTTCCACCGCTTATGTTATCAGCGATTGCGAAGCCCGTCTGGCGCACAATCTCCCATTGCCGAAAGAACATAGTCTGGCGGTGATTGCCGATGATTTACGTGCCCGTTATCAAACGGAGGTGTTCAGTTTCGCCACCTCTTGCACTTCTTCCGCACAGGCGATGGGGTATGCCTATAAAATGCTGAAAAGCGGCATGTATGAAAAAGCCTTGGTTATCGGCTTTGAGATGTTTAATCGTCTGACGTTCGAGCATTTTCAGGCGATGAATTTGTTATCACAGGAAACGCAATATTCGCCACTCACGAACCCAACGGGCATTGTGTTAGGCGAAGGCATCGGCTGTGTGGCGTTATCTACTCAACCGAATCCACAATTGCCTTGCGAAATAGTGGGCGTCACGCTGCTAACCGATAACGAAAATCTCACCAACAGCAGTGAATCGGCATTGCGTAACCTGATTAATGCCTGCCTCAATAATGCCAATTTCATGCCGGCCGACATTGACGGCGTGAAAGTCCATGGCGTTGGCGGCAACAGCGATGAAATGGAGCTACGGGTTTTACAAGAAATTTTCCCTCATGCGCAATGGCTTTCCATAAAAACCCAAACGGGACACACCCTTGGCGCAAGTGGGGCGCTTGAAAGCGCCATTTTATTCAATCAATTGAAAAGCGAACCGCAAAAGTGCGGTCGTTTTTTAAATTATTTTTTAGGTTTCGGTGGAAGCAACATAGCTTGGGTGCTTAAGGTAAACAAATGA
- a CDS encoding beta-ketoacyl-ACP synthase III: MTVLNPVYINRIAAFLPNAPVENDQIEQILGQIGELPSRVRKMILRSNAIKTRHYAIDPITRETTHSGTELAVEAIKGLFAQGLKADDVSCLACGTSYPDQIMPGQGVMVHGLIPDAPPYEVLTTAGVCVAGMAAMKHAYNAILTGEHKDAIAVASESASAVMRSEHFEAEIDQKKLEDARPEIGFEKDFLRWMLSDGAGAVHLSNKPNPQGISFKIHWIDLISYANEMPVCMYAGAELQQGKFVGWKNVDKQTRDARSFMAVKQDVKLLNENIVRCTVEKALLRLIDKYALKVDEIDYFLPHYSSGFFRDKLLEGLKNINFVIPQEKWFTNLESKGNTGSASIYIILQEFLEKYPLVNGQKVLCYIPESGRFSSCFMLLEVVDGR; the protein is encoded by the coding sequence TTGACTGTTTTAAATCCAGTTTATATCAATCGCATTGCCGCTTTTTTGCCTAATGCACCGGTAGAAAATGACCAAATCGAACAGATTTTAGGGCAGATCGGCGAGTTGCCGTCCCGCGTACGAAAAATGATTTTGCGTTCTAACGCAATCAAAACCCGCCATTATGCGATTGATCCGATCACACGAGAAACCACACACAGCGGTACGGAGCTTGCAGTAGAAGCAATCAAAGGCTTATTTGCCCAAGGCTTAAAAGCAGATGACGTGAGCTGTTTAGCGTGCGGCACTTCTTACCCCGATCAAATTATGCCGGGGCAAGGTGTGATGGTGCACGGTTTAATTCCTGACGCGCCACCTTATGAAGTGCTCACCACCGCCGGTGTCTGTGTTGCCGGCATGGCGGCGATGAAACACGCTTACAATGCGATTCTCACCGGCGAACATAAAGATGCCATTGCCGTGGCTTCGGAAAGTGCATCCGCCGTTATGCGTAGCGAACATTTTGAAGCGGAAATCGATCAGAAAAAATTAGAGGATGCGCGCCCGGAAATCGGTTTTGAAAAAGATTTTCTTCGTTGGATGCTTTCCGATGGTGCAGGCGCAGTGCATTTAAGCAATAAGCCCAATCCGCAAGGAATTAGTTTCAAAATTCATTGGATTGATCTGATTTCTTACGCCAACGAAATGCCGGTTTGTATGTATGCCGGTGCCGAGTTACAGCAAGGAAAATTTGTCGGTTGGAAAAATGTGGATAAACAGACCCGCGATGCACGTAGTTTTATGGCAGTGAAACAAGATGTGAAATTGCTGAATGAAAACATTGTGCGTTGCACGGTGGAAAAGGCATTGTTGCGTTTAATTGATAAATACGCTTTAAAAGTCGATGAAATTGATTATTTCCTGCCGCATTATTCTTCGGGCTTTTTCCGCGATAAATTATTGGAAGGATTGAAAAACATCAATTTCGTTATCCCGCAGGAAAAATGGTTTACCAACCTTGAAAGTAAAGGAAATACGGGGTCAGCTTCCATCTATATTATTTTGCAAGAGTTTCTCGAAAAATACCCGCTTGTGAACGGACAAAAAGTGCTCTGTTATATTCCTGAAAGCGGTCGTTTTTCTTCTTGTTTTATGCTGCTTGAGGTCGTCGATGGACGTTAA
- a CDS encoding ABC transporter ATP-binding protein, protein MIKIQNIQHRYPNAEKNALNTVNFDIQSASTIGLLGPNGAGKTTLMSLLAGLQSVQQGQIYFNAVPFGQLTKKQRHQISLVPQDFAFYPLLTVWGNLKFFAALYEVKDKNYLQALLEQVDLTAHKNKLAKHLSGGLKRRLNFAIGLINRPKVIFLDEITVGIDPQSRQFILDSVAALKQQGVTVIYTSHYLQEIEQLCDKLVLLNEGELIYQGSVQGILKEGQSLERFYLDFLNKAGKTC, encoded by the coding sequence ATGATAAAAATCCAAAACATCCAACACCGCTATCCCAACGCCGAAAAGAATGCTTTAAATACGGTCAATTTTGATATTCAATCGGCATCCACCATTGGTTTGCTTGGCCCTAACGGCGCGGGCAAAACGACACTTATGTCGCTGCTTGCCGGGTTGCAGTCCGTGCAGCAGGGACAGATTTATTTCAATGCGGTGCCATTTGGACAGTTGACCAAAAAACAGCGCCATCAAATTTCCTTAGTGCCACAGGATTTTGCTTTTTATCCGTTGCTGACGGTGTGGGGAAATCTGAAATTTTTCGCCGCACTTTATGAGGTGAAAGACAAAAATTATCTGCAAGCCTTGCTGGAACAGGTGGATTTAACGGCGCATAAAAATAAACTCGCTAAACATTTATCCGGCGGTTTAAAGCGCCGCTTGAATTTTGCCATCGGTCTAATTAATCGCCCGAAAGTGATTTTTTTAGATGAAATTACGGTAGGCATCGACCCACAATCCCGCCAGTTTATTTTGGATAGCGTAGCAGCGTTGAAACAGCAAGGTGTCACCGTAATTTATACCTCCCATTATTTACAGGAAATCGAACAATTATGCGATAAATTGGTGCTGCTGAACGAAGGCGAATTAATTTATCAGGGATCGGTGCAGGGCATTTTAAAAGAGGGGCAAAGTCTTGAACGTTTTTATTTGGATTTTTTAAATAAGGCGGGAAAAACGTGCTAA
- a CDS encoding transposase — MEKSFVGSGPVPDRYPKRKRIHLQYYDYSQDGLYFVTICIQDRLCLLGQILDNQMHLNDAGKMIEKIYLELENFYASVKCLDYVIMPNHVHFIVQIENNGELSLSLFDVIQRFKSITNVEYIKNVKMNDWRPFNRKLWQRSYYEHIIRDEKDYLNIAEYIEFNPYNWQKDTLFQP; from the coding sequence ATGGAAAAATCTTTTGTAGGGTCGGGTCCTGTGCCCGACCGTTATCCTAAACGGAAGAGAATTCATCTGCAATATTATGATTACAGTCAAGATGGGTTATATTTCGTTACAATTTGTATTCAAGATCGTCTATGTTTATTAGGGCAAATTTTAGATAACCAAATGCATCTTAATGATGCAGGAAAGATGATTGAAAAAATATATTTAGAATTAGAGAATTTCTATGCTTCTGTAAAGTGTTTAGATTATGTCATTATGCCAAATCACGTACATTTTATAGTACAAATTGAGAATAATGGTGAGCTGTCTCTTTCTTTGTTTGATGTGATACAACGGTTCAAGTCTATTACAAATGTTGAATATATTAAGAATGTAAAGATGAATGATTGGAGGCCATTTAACAGAAAATTATGGCAAAGAAGTTATTATGAACACATTATTCGAGATGAGAAAGATTATTTAAATATTGCAGAATATATTGAATTTAATCCTTATAATTGGCAGAAAGATACATTATTTCAACCATAA
- a CDS encoding BtrH N-terminal domain-containing protein, giving the protein MNNNFHHQHTAHCESGVMSTLLKSHGVDFNEAMVFGLASALTFVYIPLVKINGMPLISYRMPPRSIIKKVSKRLKVRLKIQKFRSPEIGQQALDKALAENKLVGLQTSVFWLPYFPPEMRFHFNAHNLIVYGKEQNDYLISDPVFESVQRCATEDLQRARFVKGVLAPKGLMYYFENQPNLAQIDLPALIHKAIRKNAKHMLAPLFFVGIKGIRTVAKQIEKLANHPSEKYKRLYLGHIVRMQEEIGTGGAGFRYLYAYFLEQAADICQQPKYKQASEQMTEIGDMWRQFAGLCVKQCKKPSAEGYKMVADYLRDISSKEKHLWKNLL; this is encoded by the coding sequence ATGAACAACAACTTCCACCACCAACACACTGCCCACTGCGAAAGCGGCGTCATGTCCACCTTGCTAAAATCGCACGGCGTGGATTTTAACGAAGCCATGGTTTTTGGCTTGGCATCGGCGTTGACCTTTGTTTATATTCCGTTAGTGAAAATTAACGGAATGCCGCTGATTTCTTATCGAATGCCGCCGCGTTCGATTATCAAAAAAGTCTCAAAACGGCTGAAAGTGCGGTTAAAAATACAGAAGTTTCGCTCGCCGGAAATCGGGCAGCAAGCACTTGACAAGGCGTTGGCTGAAAATAAATTAGTGGGCTTGCAAACGTCCGTTTTCTGGTTACCTTATTTTCCGCCGGAAATGCGTTTTCATTTTAATGCGCATAATTTAATCGTGTATGGCAAAGAGCAAAACGATTATCTGATTAGTGATCCCGTGTTTGAAAGCGTGCAACGTTGCGCAACGGAAGATTTGCAACGGGCGCGTTTTGTGAAAGGTGTACTGGCGCCGAAAGGATTGATGTATTACTTTGAAAATCAACCGAATTTAGCCCAAATAGATTTGCCTGCCTTAATTCATAAAGCCATTCGCAAGAATGCCAAGCACATGCTGGCGCCTCTATTTTTCGTCGGCATCAAAGGCATTCGTACCGTCGCCAAACAAATTGAGAAGCTGGCAAATCATCCTTCGGAAAAATACAAACGCCTATACCTAGGGCATATCGTGCGTATGCAGGAAGAAATCGGCACCGGCGGCGCAGGTTTCCGTTATTTGTATGCCTATTTCCTCGAACAAGCTGCTGATATTTGCCAACAACCGAAGTACAAACAGGCATCCGAACAGATGACGGAAATCGGCGATATGTGGCGTCAATTTGCAGGCTTATGTGTAAAACAATGCAAAAAGCCATCGGCGGAAGGTTATAAAATGGTGGCGGATTATCTTAGAGATATTTCCAGTAAAGAAAAGCATTTATGGAAAAATCTTTTGTAG
- a CDS encoding dialkylrecorsinol condensing enzyme: protein MLKTKNILVVSYSQTGQLSRLTENFLVPLQNQSNICVEHCVIKPQKPYLFPWKFTTFFNQFPESVHLRPAPIEPLQLQWKNYDLVIIAYSVWFLSPSQPITAFLQSEQAHILKDTPVITLIGCRNMWLMAQEKMKKMLTALGANLIGNIVKTDQSNSWVSFITTPAWMFSGKKRYFSWLPSAGISDVEIQDMQRFGEKLSHTFKQNIPLDQTLFQNMGAVKIDEKLMMSEKVGHRSFYLWGKLLLKCGQISPRFRRVVLYFYILFLIALILTVVPLSALIKRLLKPLLKEKLTRQKRYFAEPSGE, encoded by the coding sequence ATGCTTAAAACCAAAAACATTCTCGTTGTTTCCTACTCCCAAACCGGGCAACTCTCCCGTTTGACGGAAAATTTTCTCGTACCGTTGCAAAATCAATCCAATATTTGTGTAGAACATTGTGTTATCAAACCGCAAAAACCCTATCTCTTCCCTTGGAAATTCACAACGTTTTTTAACCAATTTCCGGAATCTGTACATTTAAGACCGGCGCCTATTGAACCCCTGCAATTACAATGGAAAAACTATGATCTGGTAATCATCGCCTACAGCGTCTGGTTTCTCTCACCATCACAACCAATCACCGCATTTTTACAGTCGGAACAAGCACATATCCTGAAAGACACGCCGGTGATTACGCTGATCGGTTGCCGCAATATGTGGCTGATGGCACAGGAAAAAATGAAGAAAATGTTGACCGCACTTGGCGCGAATTTAATCGGCAATATTGTCAAAACCGATCAATCCAATTCATGGGTGAGTTTTATTACCACGCCGGCGTGGATGTTTAGCGGAAAAAAACGTTATTTTTCATGGCTACCGAGCGCGGGTATCAGCGATGTCGAAATACAGGATATGCAACGCTTCGGTGAAAAACTTTCGCACACTTTCAAACAGAATATACCGCTTGATCAAACCCTATTTCAGAATATGGGCGCGGTAAAAATTGATGAAAAATTGATGATGAGCGAAAAAGTCGGTCATCGCAGTTTCTATTTATGGGGCAAATTGCTGTTAAAGTGCGGTCAAATTTCACCGCGTTTTCGTCGCGTCGTCCTCTATTTTTACATTCTCTTTTTAATTGCGTTAATTCTCACCGTAGTGCCGCTTTCCGCGCTCATCAAACGCTTACTTAAGCCATTGTTAAAAGAAAAATTAACGCGCCAAAAACGCTATTTTGCCGAACCTTCAGGGGAATAA
- a CDS encoding ABC transporter permease, which yields MLIASIAKEMRLLSRDLHGVAVLFIMPILFMLIMSAALSNDNALSNRSEIVLLSEKNALNDAFLDALKNEKLAVRQAPPEELAQYQEALQAGKFDLLIFNPNKKQTALSEEQNLQLWLNPSVDRSWLLGVKGVLQKHYSQLRLNDYLADNHITLENNKRKPIKEIQNKVNKELDNKFAQINDYLAKDLWQEIYVNRQGKAVSKPNSVQHSVPAWLIFGMFFIMIPLSNVMAMERQTNTLTRLRMARASAWSQIVAKLIPYFLINQLQFVGMVALGYFVLPALDMPAFGLTGDWLPYFVLSGAVSLAALGYGLLVSVLARTTEHAVVLGGGGIIIMAAIGGIMVPVYVMPEIMQTVAQFSPMGWALSGFQNLLLNHYALSQIQQPLYLLSGFGIVTLLLATLIYQRQLTTQARF from the coding sequence GTGCTAATTGCTTCGATTGCCAAAGAAATGCGTCTATTAAGCCGCGATCTGCACGGTGTCGCCGTATTATTTATCATGCCGATTTTGTTCATGCTGATTATGTCGGCCGCGTTGAGCAATGATAATGCCTTAAGCAATCGCTCGGAAATTGTGCTACTGAGTGAAAAAAATGCGCTTAACGATGCCTTTTTAGATGCGCTCAAAAATGAAAAACTTGCCGTTCGTCAAGCGCCACCGGAAGAGCTGGCGCAATACCAAGAAGCGCTACAAGCAGGGAAATTCGATTTGCTGATTTTCAATCCGAATAAAAAACAGACCGCACTTTCCGAAGAACAAAATCTGCAACTTTGGCTCAATCCGAGCGTAGATCGCAGTTGGTTGTTGGGTGTGAAAGGCGTGTTGCAAAAACATTATTCGCAACTGCGTTTAAACGATTATTTGGCGGATAATCACATTACGTTAGAAAATAACAAACGCAAGCCAATCAAAGAGATTCAAAATAAAGTCAATAAAGAACTGGATAACAAATTCGCCCAAATTAACGATTATCTGGCAAAAGATTTATGGCAGGAAATTTATGTGAATCGGCAGGGGAAAGCAGTTTCCAAGCCAAATTCCGTGCAACACAGTGTGCCCGCCTGGCTGATTTTCGGTATGTTCTTTATCATGATTCCCCTGTCCAATGTGATGGCGATGGAACGGCAAACCAACACACTTACCCGTCTGCGCATGGCGCGCGCCTCCGCATGGAGTCAGATTGTTGCTAAATTGATTCCGTATTTCCTCATCAACCAACTGCAATTTGTCGGCATGGTGGCGCTCGGTTATTTTGTATTGCCTGCACTGGATATGCCGGCATTTGGGTTAACGGGCGATTGGTTGCCTTATTTTGTGCTATCCGGCGCCGTTAGCCTTGCCGCGTTGGGTTATGGTTTGCTGGTAAGCGTGCTGGCGCGTACCACCGAGCATGCCGTAGTATTAGGCGGTGGCGGCATTATTATTATGGCAGCAATCGGGGGGATTATGGTGCCCGTTTATGTCATGCCGGAGATCATGCAAACTGTAGCGCAATTTTCCCCGATGGGCTGGGCATTAAGCGGTTTTCAGAATTTATTGCTGAATCATTACGCGCTTAGCCAAATTCAGCAACCGCTCTATTTGTTAAGCGGTTTCGGCATTGTTACGCTACTTTTAGCCACATTAATTTATCAACGACAATTGACAACACAAGCGAGATTCTAA
- a CDS encoding acyl carrier protein, whose product MAYLFTLEYPALEQELKKLIIQETEKDEFDPTEISDEEPLFGEQSRIQLDSLDALQIVVALQAHFGVRLQGDRMVRKHMMNVRDLAAFIREQHQKV is encoded by the coding sequence ATGGCTTATCTTTTCACGCTGGAGTATCCGGCATTAGAACAGGAACTCAAAAAACTGATTATCCAAGAAACGGAAAAAGATGAATTTGACCCGACAGAAATCAGCGACGAAGAACCGTTATTTGGCGAACAAAGCCGCATTCAGTTGGATTCTTTAGATGCTTTGCAAATTGTCGTGGCGTTGCAAGCCCATTTCGGCGTGCGTTTGCAGGGCGATCGCATGGTGCGTAAACACATGATGAACGTGCGCGATCTTGCCGCCTTTATCCGCGAACAGCACCAAAAAGTCTGA
- a CDS encoding virulence RhuM family protein: MADNDIIIYTTDDGLSQFTLRELGQQLWLNQLELAELYQTSKQNISKHIKAILAENELDEASVVNFQLTTATDGKRYNTQIYALPMILAIGYRVRSARGTQFRQWATRTLTEYIQKGFVLDEERLKNPPIGTNQAEDYFDLLLEKIRDIRASERRMYLRVREIFTLAADYQPSLKETTQFFQKIQNKLHFACTNSTASEIIFQRANASLPNMGLTNFRGTDVVKKDVTVAKNYLNEKEITALNRIISMWLDFAEDQASRKKQFFLKDWTQKLDEFLAFNDRQVLQNAGSISKQQADEKAYLEYDKFAKNRRQEKERLGEIYVEKLFKLKK, translated from the coding sequence ATGGCAGATAATGACATTATTATTTACACCACCGATGATGGGCTTTCGCAATTTACTTTGCGCGAACTGGGGCAGCAACTTTGGTTGAATCAACTAGAGTTGGCAGAGCTTTATCAAACCTCAAAGCAAAATATTAGCAAGCATATTAAAGCGATTTTGGCAGAAAATGAATTAGATGAAGCTTCAGTTGTCAACTTTCAGTTGACAACTGCCACTGATGGCAAGCGATATAATACTCAAATTTATGCGTTACCGATGATTTTAGCCATCGGTTATCGCGTCCGCTCTGCTCGAGGCACGCAATTTCGACAATGGGCAACGCGAACATTAACGGAATATATTCAAAAAGGCTTTGTGTTAGATGAAGAACGCTTAAAAAATCCACCTATCGGAACAAATCAAGCAGAGGATTATTTCGATCTTTTATTAGAAAAAATTCGGGATATTCGAGCAAGCGAGCGCAGAATGTATTTACGCGTTCGTGAAATTTTTACTTTAGCAGCAGACTATCAACCTTCACTTAAAGAAACGACGCAATTTTTCCAAAAAATCCAGAACAAATTACATTTTGCTTGCACGAACAGCACCGCATCGGAAATCATATTTCAGAGAGCCAACGCAAGTTTGCCCAATATGGGGCTGACAAATTTTCGTGGTACAGATGTGGTAAAAAAAGATGTAACCGTGGCGAAAAATTATTTGAATGAAAAAGAAATCACCGCATTAAACCGAATCATATCAATGTGGTTGGATTTCGCCGAAGATCAGGCTTCCCGCAAAAAACAATTTTTCTTAAAAGATTGGACGCAAAAGCTAGATGAATTTCTCGCTTTCAATGATCGTCAAGTATTACAAAACGCCGGCTCAATCAGTAAACAACAAGCGGACGAAAAAGCCTATTTAGAATACGATAAATTTGCCAAAAATCGTCGGCAAGAAAAAGAGCGGTTAGGCGAAATTTACGTTGAAAAATTATTTAAATTAAAAAAATAA
- the fabG gene encoding 3-oxoacyl-ACP reductase FabG has translation MKQTILITGSSRGIGKAIALRLAQAGFDIVVHCRNRAVEAEAVAQAVRELGQNARVLQFDVSNRVEAAEKLIADVEANGAYYGVVLNAGLTRDNAFPALTDEDWDKVLRTNLDGFYNVLHPIMMPMIRRRKAGRIVCITSVSGLIGNRGQVNYSASKAGIIGAAKALAVELAKRKITVNCVAPGLIDTDILDENVPIDEILKMIPAGRMGDPEEVAHAVNFLMDEKAAYITRQVIAVNGGLC, from the coding sequence ATGAAGCAAACCATTTTAATTACGGGTTCCAGCCGAGGTATCGGCAAAGCCATTGCCTTACGTTTGGCACAAGCGGGATTTGATATTGTGGTGCATTGTCGCAACCGTGCGGTAGAAGCGGAAGCGGTGGCTCAGGCGGTACGCGAACTAGGGCAAAATGCCCGCGTGTTGCAGTTTGATGTAAGCAATCGCGTCGAGGCGGCGGAAAAGCTGATTGCCGATGTGGAAGCCAACGGCGCGTATTACGGTGTGGTGCTAAACGCCGGTCTAACCCGCGATAACGCCTTTCCGGCGTTAACGGATGAGGATTGGGACAAGGTACTGCGGACCAATCTGGATGGTTTTTATAATGTGTTACACCCGATTATGATGCCAATGATTCGTCGTCGCAAAGCGGGACGCATTGTGTGTATTACCTCCGTATCGGGCTTAATCGGCAATCGCGGTCAAGTCAATTACAGCGCCTCCAAAGCGGGTATTATCGGCGCCGCGAAAGCGCTGGCGGTGGAATTGGCGAAGCGTAAAATCACCGTTAATTGTGTGGCACCCGGCTTAATTGACACGGATATTCTGGATGAAAATGTACCTATTGATGAAATTCTGAAAATGATTCCCGCCGGGCGTATGGGCGATCCGGAAGAAGTCGCGCACGCCGTGAATTTTCTGATGGACGAAAAAGCCGCATATATTACCCGCCAAGTGATCGCCGTAAACGGCGGTTTGTGTTAA
- a CDS encoding beta-ketoacyl-ACP synthase, translated as MKRVVITGIGAVTAFGKEWRDIQAAFRRKQNAVQAKADWATRYPELEARLGAEIFDYQPPAHWNRKQLRSLGRVSQFAVEAAERALADAGLLDENGEIPAYLKDGRMGVACGSSTGSTNDIKDAAELLMTGKSDGFNANTYVRMMPHTAAANIGIFFGLTGRIIPTSSACSSGSQGIGYAYESIKYGLIPMMLAGGAEEFCPSEVYVFDSLYAASRNVNQPKQTPRPYDRDRDGLVIGEGAGIFVLEELEHALARNANIIAEVVGYGANSDGAHVTRPQKDTMQRCMELALKDANLSPQKIGYVNGHGTATEQGDIAETLATEAVFGKIPLSSQKSYLGHTLGACGALESWFSIEMMRDGWFAPTINLDNIDERCGKLDYIQGDGRHIDTDYVMNNNFAFGGVNTSLIFKRWQG; from the coding sequence ATGAAACGAGTTGTGATCACCGGCATCGGTGCAGTGACTGCCTTCGGTAAAGAATGGCGGGACATCCAAGCGGCTTTCCGACGTAAGCAAAACGCCGTGCAGGCCAAAGCGGATTGGGCGACGCGCTATCCTGAGCTGGAAGCCCGTTTAGGCGCGGAAATTTTCGATTATCAGCCGCCGGCACATTGGAATCGTAAACAATTACGCAGCCTCGGGCGGGTGTCGCAATTTGCCGTGGAAGCCGCCGAACGCGCGTTAGCCGATGCCGGGTTATTGGATGAAAATGGTGAAATCCCGGCTTATTTGAAAGATGGCCGAATGGGCGTTGCCTGTGGTTCTTCCACCGGTTCCACCAACGATATTAAAGATGCCGCCGAACTACTGATGACCGGTAAATCCGACGGCTTTAACGCCAACACCTATGTGCGCATGATGCCACACACCGCCGCCGCCAATATTGGTATTTTCTTTGGTTTAACAGGGCGCATTATTCCTACTTCCAGCGCCTGTTCTTCCGGCAGCCAAGGCATCGGTTATGCTTACGAATCGATTAAATACGGCTTAATTCCGATGATGCTTGCCGGTGGTGCCGAGGAATTTTGTCCGTCGGAAGTGTATGTGTTTGATTCTCTTTATGCGGCAAGCCGTAATGTCAATCAGCCAAAACAAACCCCGCGTCCTTACGACAGAGATCGTGATGGTTTGGTGATCGGCGAAGGTGCCGGAATTTTCGTGTTGGAAGAACTGGAACATGCCCTCGCGCGCAATGCCAATATTATCGCGGAAGTGGTGGGCTATGGTGCCAACAGTGACGGCGCGCATGTTACTCGCCCGCAAAAGGACACCATGCAACGTTGCATGGAATTGGCGTTAAAAGATGCAAATTTATCGCCGCAAAAAATTGGTTATGTGAACGGACATGGCACGGCGACGGAGCAAGGCGATATTGCGGAAACCCTCGCCACCGAAGCGGTGTTCGGCAAGATTCCGTTAAGCTCGCAAAAAAGTTATTTAGGCCATACGCTCGGGGCATGCGGTGCATTGGAATCCTGGTTTTCTATCGAAATGATGCGTGACGGTTGGTTTGCACCGACCATTAATCTGGATAACATTGACGAACGTTGCGGTAAACTGGACTACATCCAAGGCGACGGACGTCATATTGACACGGATTATGTGATGAATAACAACTTTGCCTTCGGTGGCGTGAATACCTCGTTGATTTTTAAACGTTGGCAGGGATAA